In a genomic window of Sulfuriferula nivalis:
- a CDS encoding MgtC/SapB family protein produces the protein MFTLPDIPPLLESLIATVLFGFVIGLEVHSYRRASNQDLGFGTTRTLTLLAVMGFVLAALDPHLWLFMAGMGVIALLLTLQYWNRLAAGEQSLLPTFIALLTYLIGPLALYQPLWLVILYVVIVLLLLSEKPFIRKFSDNIHSAEAITLAKFLIMAGLILPMLPDQPIASFISVSYSQLWLSIVVVSGISYVSYLTQTYFFPNAGVLLTGILGGLYSSTSATAVLSRRAHKVNASNRLYASAIILATAMMYLRLMLLITLLGHIDVARQLILPFALLISGSVILAWWLYRQGNHTQPAVNDTSNTIHHPLEFSTAILFAGLFVFFAGLTQAVITKFGLAGLHSLSLLVGFSDIDPFILALLAGKYSINIHIITSAVLMATASNNILKAIYTLGIARNRNVFAAAAWLVFTGFASITYTYINQ, from the coding sequence ATGTTCACTTTACCTGATATCCCACCACTGCTTGAATCACTTATTGCCACTGTATTATTTGGTTTTGTTATTGGCCTGGAGGTTCATAGCTACCGCCGCGCCAGCAATCAAGATTTAGGTTTTGGAACGACGCGCACACTCACCTTACTCGCGGTGATGGGATTTGTACTTGCAGCACTTGATCCACACTTATGGTTATTTATGGCTGGGATGGGTGTTATTGCCTTGTTGCTCACCTTGCAATACTGGAATCGGCTTGCAGCAGGTGAACAAAGTCTGTTACCCACGTTTATCGCCCTGCTGACTTATCTAATTGGGCCGCTGGCACTGTATCAACCCTTATGGCTAGTGATATTGTATGTAGTCATCGTTTTACTATTACTGAGTGAAAAACCCTTTATCAGAAAATTTTCCGATAATATTCACAGTGCTGAAGCGATTACCTTAGCTAAATTCCTGATTATGGCAGGCCTGATCCTGCCCATGCTCCCAGATCAGCCGATCGCCAGTTTTATCAGTGTCAGTTATAGCCAGTTGTGGCTGTCTATCGTCGTGGTCTCAGGAATTTCATATGTAAGCTATCTAACTCAAACTTATTTTTTCCCAAATGCTGGCGTTTTATTAACGGGTATATTAGGCGGATTATATTCCAGCACCTCCGCCACAGCCGTATTGAGTCGGCGCGCACATAAAGTGAACGCCAGCAATCGGCTCTATGCGAGCGCTATCATTCTCGCTACTGCCATGATGTATCTGCGTTTAATGTTATTGATTACATTACTTGGACATATTGATGTTGCCCGTCAGCTAATTTTGCCCTTTGCATTGCTGATATCTGGCTCTGTCATCCTCGCCTGGTGGTTATATCGACAAGGCAACCACACCCAACCTGCCGTAAACGACACCAGCAACACTATCCACCACCCACTGGAGTTCTCTACTGCAATATTATTTGCCGGATTATTTGTATTTTTTGCCGGACTGACTCAAGCAGTTATTACGAAATTTGGATTAGCTGGTTTGCATAGCTTGTCATTATTAGTGGGTTTCAGCGATATCGATCCATTTATCCTTGCCTTATTGGCAGGAAAATACAGCATAAATATACACATCATTACTAGCGCAGTGTTAATGGCAACTGCCAGCAATAACATATTGAAAGCTATTTACACCTTGGGAATTGCACGCAATCGCAATGTTTTTGCCGCGGCCGCATGGCTTGTTTTTACAGGTTTCGCCTCCATTACCTATACATACATTAATCAATAA
- a CDS encoding DnaJ C-terminal domain-containing protein, with amino-acid sequence MEFQDYYKTLGVDKTASAEEIKKAYRKLARKYHPDVSKEADAEKMMKAVNEANEVLSDPEKRAAYDQVGQGYQSGQDFRAPPNWDGGFEFSGGNFNDTSDFFANLFGQAGKRSQGRRQYQERGEDKHAKIVIDLIDAYQGTTRNITLRAPELDATGHTVNKERTISVQIPKGVKAGQHIRLNGQGSPGFGGGAAGDLYLEVQFREDARFRVEERDVYQTVPVTPWEAALGGGIEVNTPSGTVQVKVPANSQTGRKLRLKGRGIPSTTPGDLYLLLEVVLPPADTEAARKIYETMAHELAFNPRTGA; translated from the coding sequence ATGGAATTTCAGGATTACTATAAAACGCTAGGCGTGGACAAAACCGCCAGCGCTGAAGAAATCAAAAAAGCCTATCGCAAATTAGCCCGTAAATATCATCCTGATGTCAGCAAAGAGGCTGATGCAGAAAAAATGATGAAGGCAGTGAACGAAGCCAACGAAGTGTTATCAGATCCTGAAAAACGTGCCGCTTATGATCAGGTTGGACAAGGTTATCAGTCTGGCCAAGATTTCCGTGCTCCACCTAACTGGGATGGTGGATTTGAATTTTCAGGTGGCAATTTTAACGACACGAGTGACTTTTTTGCCAATTTGTTTGGGCAAGCAGGTAAACGTAGCCAAGGCCGTAGACAATATCAGGAGCGTGGTGAAGATAAACATGCCAAGATTGTCATTGACCTGATCGATGCCTATCAAGGTACCACGCGCAATATCACCCTGCGCGCACCAGAACTCGATGCTACAGGTCACACGGTCAATAAAGAACGCACTATCAGTGTACAAATACCTAAGGGTGTCAAAGCCGGCCAGCATATCCGCCTCAATGGACAAGGCAGCCCTGGCTTTGGCGGTGGCGCTGCTGGCGATTTATATCTGGAAGTCCAATTCAGGGAAGATGCTCGTTTCCGCGTAGAGGAACGTGATGTCTACCAAACGGTGCCAGTCACCCCATGGGAAGCTGCATTAGGGGGTGGTATAGAGGTCAACACACCATCAGGTACAGTGCAAGTCAAAGTACCTGCCAATTCGCAAACAGGCCGTAAGTTACGTCTTAAAGGTCGTGGTATACCGAGTACAACCCCGGGTGATTTATATTTACTGCTCGAAGTCGTGTTGCCACCGGCAGACACTGAAGCCGCGCGTAAAATTTATGAAACCATGGCGCACGAGCTTGCCTTTAACCCACGTACGGGAGCGTAA
- a CDS encoding chaperone modulator CbpM: protein MSITAVIIDDDLLTLTDLAHSCNVSPEWIVSRLEAGLLSLTITNAQPVRYTSAELTRVRRLCNIERNFDANPELAALVVDMMEEIERLRKQLQPVDKQAFDI, encoded by the coding sequence ATGAGTATAACGGCTGTTATTATTGACGACGACCTGCTTACACTGACTGATTTAGCCCATAGCTGCAATGTCAGTCCAGAATGGATAGTTTCACGTTTAGAAGCTGGCCTGCTTAGTTTAACCATCACCAACGCTCAACCAGTACGCTATACCAGTGCCGAACTTACCCGAGTTCGACGCTTATGTAATATCGAGCGCAATTTTGATGCGAATCCGGAATTAGCCGCACTTGTTGTTGATATGATGGAAGAAATTGAACGACTCAGAAAACAACTCCAACCTGTTGATAAACAGGCGTTTGATATATAA
- the radA gene encoding DNA repair protein RadA, whose protein sequence is MAKAKTLYTCTECGGSSTKWQGQCPHCDAWNTLVETLAESVTPSRYSALSVVSQVQTLGSVEAVEDERVLTTVDELDRVLGGGVVKGGVVLIGGDPGVGKSTLLLQALTAMSQQHKTLYVSGEESARQIALRANRLQLDGEKLELLAEIQLEKILATLQAHQPFIAVIDSIQTVYSEALQSAPGSVAQVRECAAQLTRFAKQSGTVIFLVGHVTKEGALAGPRVLEHIVDTVLYFEGDTSSTFRLVRAIKNRFGAVNELGVFAMTDKGLKGVSNPSAIFLSGHRSDVPGSCVMVTQEGTRPLLVEIQALVESSPMPNPRRLSVGLEQNRLAMLLAVLHRHAGLACHDQDVFINAVGGVRINEPAADLPLLLAIVSSFKNKAMPDKLVVFGEVGLAGEIRPVQRGQERLREAAKLGFTLAIVPIANKPRQAIAGMEVIGVERLQDAVTYLRDA, encoded by the coding sequence ATGGCTAAAGCAAAAACGCTCTACACATGTACCGAATGTGGTGGTTCTTCGACCAAATGGCAAGGACAATGCCCGCATTGTGATGCATGGAATACTCTGGTTGAAACGCTGGCTGAATCCGTTACACCTTCGCGTTACAGTGCGTTATCGGTAGTCAGCCAAGTACAAACGCTGGGTAGCGTTGAGGCAGTTGAAGATGAGCGTGTATTAACCACAGTAGATGAGCTGGATAGAGTGCTGGGTGGCGGTGTGGTCAAGGGCGGTGTCGTGCTTATTGGCGGCGACCCTGGGGTGGGTAAATCAACCTTGCTGCTACAGGCGTTGACCGCCATGAGCCAGCAGCACAAAACCTTATATGTCAGTGGTGAAGAATCCGCCCGTCAAATCGCGCTGAGAGCGAATCGCTTGCAACTGGATGGCGAAAAGCTGGAACTGCTAGCTGAAATTCAATTAGAAAAAATACTTGCGACCCTGCAAGCACACCAGCCATTTATCGCAGTAATCGACTCCATACAAACAGTATATTCCGAGGCATTGCAATCTGCACCCGGCTCGGTGGCACAGGTGCGTGAGTGTGCGGCACAATTAACACGATTCGCTAAACAAAGCGGTACCGTGATATTTCTTGTTGGGCATGTAACCAAGGAAGGTGCCTTGGCTGGGCCACGCGTGCTGGAGCATATTGTTGATACTGTGTTGTATTTTGAAGGCGACACCAGCTCGACTTTCCGTCTGGTACGCGCAATTAAGAATCGCTTTGGGGCGGTGAACGAGCTAGGCGTGTTCGCCATGACAGATAAGGGATTGAAAGGTGTTTCCAATCCTTCCGCTATTTTTCTGTCTGGCCACCGCTCTGATGTGCCGGGGTCGTGCGTCATGGTGACGCAAGAGGGTACACGACCGTTATTAGTGGAAATTCAAGCTTTGGTTGAGTCTTCACCCATGCCGAATCCGCGTCGCTTGTCAGTGGGTCTTGAACAAAACAGGCTGGCTATGTTATTAGCTGTATTGCATCGCCATGCTGGCTTGGCCTGCCATGATCAGGATGTATTTATCAACGCGGTCGGTGGTGTGCGTATCAATGAACCAGCTGCTGATTTACCTCTGTTACTGGCCATAGTTTCATCTTTTAAAAACAAAGCGATGCCAGACAAACTTGTTGTATTTGGTGAGGTTGGTTTGGCGGGTGAAATTCGTCCTGTGCAACGCGGGCAAGAGCGTCTGCGTGAAGCCGCAAAACTGGGTTTTACGCTGGCGATTGTGCCCATTGCCAATAAACCTCGTCAGGCTATTGCTGGGATGGAGGTTATTGGTGTGGAGCGTTTGCAGGATGCTGTGACTTATCTTAGGGATGCTTAA
- a CDS encoding peptide chain release factor-like protein, whose amino-acid sequence MIRINRHISIPESEISEQFIRASGPGGQNVNMVYTRT is encoded by the coding sequence ATGATACGCATTAACCGCCACATCAGCATCCCTGAATCCGAGATTAGCGAGCAGTTTATCCGCGCGTCGGGTCCTGGTGGGCAAAACGTCAACATGGTGTACACTCGTACATAA
- the arfB gene encoding alternative ribosome rescue aminoacyl-tRNA hydrolase ArfB, translating to MTPNISIDERDIELQFIRASGPGGQNVNKISSAVQLRFDTVRCTSLPEDVQLRLRKLAGRRMTDEGILIIEASRFRTQGRNREDALARLIALIRSATEIPKPRVKTKPTLASKKRRLEGKQQRGEVKRLRKVPPSDS from the coding sequence ATCACTCCAAATATCTCCATCGATGAGCGTGATATTGAACTTCAGTTTATTCGAGCTTCAGGACCTGGAGGTCAAAATGTAAATAAAATTTCTAGCGCGGTACAATTACGATTTGATACAGTACGTTGTACTTCATTACCAGAGGATGTGCAGCTACGTTTGCGCAAGTTGGCTGGTAGACGGATGACAGATGAGGGCATTTTAATCATTGAAGCAAGCCGTTTTCGCACTCAAGGAAGAAATCGAGAAGATGCACTGGCGCGATTAATCGCGCTAATCCGATCTGCGACCGAAATACCTAAACCACGGGTCAAAACCAAACCAACTTTAGCATCAAAGAAACGACGACTAGAAGGAAAGCAGCAACGAGGGGAAGTTAAACGTTTGCGAAAAGTTCCACCTTCGGATAGTTAA
- the tnpC gene encoding IS66 family transposase → MDSAQQLAQFIPDPALAAYVDKLLAQVKQDAELIQQNTVLLQQNTAQILTLTKQIQHAELKNQALVLELAYYRRIRFANKSEQLSPEQRALFDECWAADITAIEAQIGQPDTPNTEDATTAIPKPARPRAGRQPLPDHLPRIIHRHEPASCQCGACGGALIKIGEDISEQLDVEPAQFTVHQHIRPQYACRHCETVAAAPIPAAVIDGGVATSGLLAWVMISKFVDHLPLYRIEHIAQRSQVTLARSTLAEWVGRVGVALQPLVDRLTELLLARSVLHADETPVPQLDPGAGKTKKAYLWAYRTGDLASPSSAPPIVVFDYQPGRQGLHARHFLAGWQGHLMVDDYAGYKALFTQGITELACFAHARRKFFDLHAANQSPIAAAALQRIAALYAIEQAADKLDAAGRLQLRQTQAKPLLGELHDWLIQTRVKVADGSGTARALDYSIKRWPALIRYADSGILPIDNNPVENAIRPIAIGKKNWLFAGSERAGKRAAAIQSLLATAKLNGLEPYAWLKDTLEKLPVWPNSQIDELLPFKNELP, encoded by the coding sequence ATGGATTCAGCCCAACAACTTGCCCAATTTATCCCCGATCCCGCCTTGGCGGCGTATGTGGATAAGCTGTTGGCGCAGGTTAAACAGGATGCTGAACTCATTCAACAAAACACAGTATTACTCCAGCAAAACACCGCACAAATCCTCACGCTGACTAAGCAAATCCAGCACGCCGAACTCAAGAACCAGGCTTTGGTACTGGAACTTGCCTATTACCGCCGCATCCGCTTCGCCAACAAGAGCGAGCAGCTCTCGCCTGAGCAGCGTGCGTTGTTTGATGAGTGCTGGGCAGCCGACATCACGGCCATTGAAGCCCAAATCGGGCAGCCAGATACACCTAATACCGAAGATGCGACAACCGCTATCCCCAAGCCTGCGCGTCCACGCGCAGGTCGTCAGCCACTGCCTGACCATCTGCCCCGCATCATTCATCGCCATGAGCCTGCATCTTGCCAGTGCGGTGCGTGTGGTGGTGCGTTAATCAAAATCGGTGAAGACATCAGCGAACAACTGGATGTCGAACCTGCCCAGTTCACCGTGCATCAACACATCCGTCCACAGTATGCTTGTCGCCACTGCGAAACCGTTGCTGCCGCCCCCATTCCAGCTGCCGTCATCGACGGCGGCGTGGCGACATCAGGTTTGCTGGCGTGGGTGATGATCAGTAAATTCGTTGATCATTTACCGCTCTACCGTATAGAACACATTGCCCAGCGCAGCCAGGTGACCCTGGCGCGTTCCACCTTGGCGGAGTGGGTCGGACGTGTGGGGGTAGCGTTGCAACCGTTGGTCGACAGGCTCACTGAATTACTGCTGGCACGCAGTGTATTGCATGCGGATGAAACGCCAGTGCCACAATTAGACCCCGGGGCGGGCAAAACCAAGAAAGCTTATCTGTGGGCTTACCGCACGGGTGATTTGGCATCCCCTTCATCCGCACCGCCTATCGTGGTGTTTGACTATCAGCCAGGGCGACAGGGATTGCATGCGCGGCACTTTCTGGCAGGTTGGCAAGGACACTTGATGGTTGACGATTACGCTGGTTATAAAGCGTTATTTACCCAAGGCATCACTGAGCTGGCATGCTTCGCACATGCACGTCGGAAGTTCTTTGATTTGCATGCGGCCAACCAAAGTCCAATTGCAGCGGCTGCGCTGCAGCGTATCGCGGCACTCTATGCCATTGAGCAGGCTGCGGACAAGCTGGATGCGGCAGGTCGTTTGCAGTTGCGCCAGACTCAGGCAAAACCGTTATTGGGCGAACTGCATGACTGGTTAATCCAGACTCGCGTCAAAGTGGCCGATGGCAGCGGCACAGCCCGCGCGTTGGATTACAGCATCAAGCGTTGGCCAGCACTGATACGCTATGCGGACAGCGGCATCTTGCCTATTGATAACAACCCAGTCGAAAATGCGATACGACCCATTGCCATCGGCAAAAAGAATTGGCTGTTCGCAGGCTCAGAACGTGCAGGCAAACGCGCTGCAGCGATTCAGAGTTTGTTGGCTACCGCCAAGCTCAATGGCTTGGAACCCTATGCATGGCTCAAAGATACGTTGGAAAAATTACCGGTCTGGCCTAATAGCCAGATTGATGAATTGCTGCCGTTTAAAAATGAACTACCATAA
- the tnpB gene encoding IS66 family insertion sequence element accessory protein TnpB (TnpB, as the term is used for proteins encoded by IS66 family insertion elements, is considered an accessory protein, since TnpC, encoded by a neighboring gene, is a DDE family transposase.) has translation MISAHPISPIATQVWLVIEPVDMRIGIDGLSQRIQHRLGRSPCDGAAYAFRNRRQTRVKLLVWDGTGVWLCQRRLHRGHFTWPDIAAITHPLTPTQWDWLITGIDWQRLSAPAPAHWQV, from the coding sequence ATGATATCTGCCCATCCCATCAGCCCCATCGCCACCCAGGTCTGGCTAGTCATCGAACCCGTGGACATGCGCATCGGCATAGATGGCCTTTCCCAGCGCATCCAGCACCGCCTGGGTCGCAGTCCCTGCGACGGCGCCGCCTACGCCTTCCGTAATCGTCGCCAAACGCGGGTCAAGCTCCTGGTCTGGGATGGCACAGGGGTCTGGTTGTGCCAACGCCGACTGCATCGTGGTCACTTCACCTGGCCAGACATCGCTGCCATCACCCATCCTTTAACCCCCACACAGTGGGACTGGCTGATCACAGGTATCGACTGGCAAAGACTCAGTGCCCCAGCCCCTGCCCACTGGCAGGTGTAG
- the tnpA gene encoding IS66 family insertion sequence element accessory protein TnpA: MATRHTPDFWQTHLTAWQQTKLTVTAYCTQHGLCAKTFYRWRSQLTTAPNLTRQPPLTLIPVSVQPAPVTGTLQLHSPTGWRVELPIASTPWLIDLLRQLP, encoded by the coding sequence ATGGCTACTCGACACACGCCTGATTTTTGGCAAACGCACCTTACCGCTTGGCAACAAACCAAACTGACCGTCACAGCTTATTGCACCCAGCACGGCTTATGTGCCAAGACCTTTTATCGCTGGCGCAGCCAGCTGACAACAGCGCCCAATCTCACGCGCCAGCCACCGCTAACCCTCATCCCCGTCAGTGTTCAACCTGCGCCTGTCACGGGCACGCTCCAGCTCCACAGCCCCACTGGCTGGCGGGTAGAGCTTCCCATTGCTAGCACGCCCTGGCTAATTGACTTGTTGCGGCAACTGCCATGA
- a CDS encoding toll/interleukin-1 receptor domain-containing protein: MDGLDAYVDAKALNAQTEWTMNGSGINQHNIIGKISYAFEEHTKYWSFFVPEGSNIACVEYMLNMPDTAQCIISEDIPIFQIVGDADSPERYALDSFKFSGRIYLYIDEVLKSEHKENIVDIGTRLGFSVVVRDREYVEKCSELARPIVFISHDSRDKDSLVSDLAREMSKLICPVWYDEYSLKVGDSLRENIERGLKEARKCVVILSPNFISNGGWTKAEFDSIYTREIHEKSNVILPVWHNIESSDVYDYCPRLLDRLALSSSIGIEKLAKKLVEAANS; the protein is encoded by the coding sequence GTGGATGGGCTGGACGCTTACGTTGATGCAAAAGCATTAAATGCTCAGACAGAATGGACAATGAATGGCTCAGGAATAAATCAGCATAACATCATTGGGAAAATATCCTATGCCTTTGAAGAACATACTAAATATTGGTCATTTTTTGTGCCTGAAGGGTCAAACATTGCTTGCGTAGAATATATGCTTAACATGCCTGATACAGCTCAATGCATCATTTCGGAAGATATTCCAATATTTCAGATAGTTGGAGATGCTGATAGCCCAGAGAGATATGCACTAGATTCATTTAAATTTTCTGGGCGCATCTATTTGTACATAGACGAAGTATTGAAATCCGAACACAAGGAGAACATTGTCGATATTGGGACACGACTTGGATTCAGCGTGGTGGTAAGAGATAGAGAATATGTGGAAAAATGTTCTGAATTAGCTAGACCTATTGTGTTTATTTCTCATGACTCCAGAGACAAGGATTCTTTAGTTAGCGACTTGGCTCGTGAAATGTCAAAACTCATATGTCCAGTTTGGTACGATGAATATTCACTTAAAGTTGGAGATAGTCTTCGTGAAAACATTGAGAGAGGGTTAAAGGAAGCAAGAAAATGTGTTGTGATTTTGTCCCCAAACTTCATTTCAAATGGCGGTTGGACAAAAGCAGAGTTTGATTCCATATATACCCGTGAGATTCATGAAAAATCAAATGTTATTCTCCCCGTATGGCATAACATTGAGAGCTCAGACGTCTATGATTATTGTCCGCGTTTGCTAGATAGACTTGCTTTGTCTTCTTCAATCGGCATAGAGAAATTAGCTAAGAAACTAGTAGAAGCAGCCAATTCTTAG
- the tnpB gene encoding IS66 family insertion sequence element accessory protein TnpB (TnpB, as the term is used for proteins encoded by IS66 family insertion elements, is considered an accessory protein, since TnpC, encoded by a neighboring gene, is a DDE family transposase.): MRIGIDGLSQRIQHRLGRSPCDGAAYAFRNRRQTRVKLLVWDGTGVWLCQRRLHRGHFTWPDIAAITHPLTPTQWDWLITGIDWQRLSAPAPAHWQV, from the coding sequence ATGCGCATCGGCATAGATGGCCTTTCCCAGCGCATCCAGCACCGCCTGGGTCGCAGTCCCTGCGACGGCGCCGCCTACGCCTTCCGTAATCGTCGCCAAACGCGGGTCAAGCTCCTGGTCTGGGATGGCACAGGGGTCTGGTTGTGCCAACGCCGACTGCATCGTGGTCACTTCACCTGGCCAGACATCGCTGCCATCACCCATCCTTTAACCCCCACACAGTGGGACTGGCTGATCACAGGTATCGACTGGCAAAGACTCAGTGCCCCAGCCCCTGCCCACTGGCAGGTGTAG